Proteins encoded together in one Carya illinoinensis cultivar Pawnee chromosome 3, C.illinoinensisPawnee_v1, whole genome shotgun sequence window:
- the LOC122303276 gene encoding anthocyanidin 3-O-glucosyltransferase 2-like, whose amino-acid sequence MKRADLVFIPTPGMGHLASTLAFAKHLLDRDDRFSITVLVMNAAFAPTDHSLVQSIAASDTRVRFIHLPQVDPPPKELFFKSVEKFITEYVESYRSHVKEAIINHVLSASLPLAGLVVDLFCSSMIDVAYELGVPSYVFFTANAAFFGFMLYLPTRHDQVGIEFRETDPESAIPSYVNPLPPGALPSLALNKEGGYISFVNHGRKYKEADGIIINTFSELESHAVSSFFNDGIPPVYTVGPMIDLNGKTPSGNNQAKHEIMKWLDDQPPSSVVFLCFGSRGSFGEPQLKETALGLERSGHRFLWSVRLPSRDDGLARPTDAENLEETLPPGFLERTRGIGMICGWAPQVEVLAHKAIGGFVSHCGWNSILESLWHGVPIATWPLYAEQQTNAFQMVRDLGLAVELKINYRLGSGVLVMAEEIENAVKCLMEGDSKVRKRVKEMSEKSRQAVIEGGSSYASIGRLIEAMMANVTVPARK is encoded by the coding sequence ATGAAGAGAGCAGATCTTGTGTTCATACCTACCCCGGGAATGGGTCACCTCGCATCCACCCTTGCGTTTGCAAAGCATTTGCTTGATAGAGATGACCGTTTCTCCATCACGGTTCTCGTCATGAACGCAGCATTTGCACCCACCGACCATAGCCTTGTACAGTCGATCGCTGCCTCCGACACCCGTGTGAGATTCATTCATCTTCCTCAAGTAGATCCTCCCCCAAAAGAGCTTTTCTTTAAGTCTGTTGAGAAATTCATCACCGAGTACGTAGAGAGCTACAGAAGTCATGTCAAAGAAGCTATCATCAACCATGTGTTATCCGCTTCGCTTCCACTTGCCGGTTTGGTGGTCGATTTGTTCTGCTCCTCCATGATTGATGTGGCTTACGAGCTTGGTGTCCCGTCTTATGTCTTCTTTACCGCTAATGCTGCATTTTTTGGCTTCATGCTCTACCTTCCAACCCGGCATGACCAGGTCGGCATTGAGTTTAGGGAAACAGATCCCGAGTCAGCCATTCCGAGTTATGTCAACCCACTTCCTCCTGGTGCTTTGCCTTCATTGGCGCTAAACAAGGAAGGTGGGTACATCTCCTTTGTAAACCATGGTAGAAAGTACAAAGAGGCCGATGGTATTATTATCAACACGTTTTCTGAGCTGGAATCTCATGCGGTAAGCTCTTTTTTTAACGATGGAATACCTCCGGTTTACACAGTGGGACCGATGATTGACCTCAATGGTAAGACGCCTTCGGGGAATAATCAGGCTAAGCATGAGATAATGAAGTGGCTTGACGATCAACCTCCATCATCAGTGGTTTTCTTATGCTTTGGAAGCAGGGGGAGTTTCGGAGAACCCCAGTTGAAAGAGACTGCGCTTGGGCTCGAGAGGAGTGGCCACCGATTTCTTTGGTCAGTACGTCTGCCATCTCGAGATGATGGGTTAGCCAGACCAACTGATGCCGAGAATCTCGAGGAGACCTTGCCACCCGGATTCCTTGAAAGAACCAGAGGCATTGGAATGATATGCGGATGGGCTCCACAAGTGGAGGTTCTTGCCCACAAAGCGATCGGAGGGTTTGTGTCCCATTGCGGGTGGAACTCGATCTTGGAGAGCCTGTGGCATGGTGTTCCTATTGCTACTTGGCCACTTTACGCGGAGCAGCAAACCAATGCATTCCAGATGGTAAGGGATCTGGGGTTAGCAGTGGagttgaaaataaattacaGGCTTGGTAGTGGCGTGCTTGTCATGGCCGAGGAGATCGAGAACGCAGTGAAATGCTTGATGGAAGGTGATAGCAAGGTGAGGAAGAGGGTCAAAGAGATGAGTGAAAAAAGCAGACAGGCTGTGATTGAAGGTGGATCTTCATATGCATCAATCGGTCGGTTGATTGAGGCTATGATGGCAAATGTTACAGTACCTGCGAGGAAGTAG